Proteins encoded together in one Rhipicephalus sanguineus isolate Rsan-2018 chromosome 9, BIME_Rsan_1.4, whole genome shotgun sequence window:
- the LOC125759831 gene encoding uncharacterized protein LOC125759831: MVRRVSNKRGRLRCKDALRLAHALVTSRVLYSAPYLHLRKFNENALEVILRKMYKRALDLPITTSNQRLMGLGMVNTFAELREAHLTNQYTRLSKTTSGRRLLARLHIHHPTLTEERVRIPEVWRYALHVRPLPANMTRDDHSGRRLARAEALARHYGNKLGIFYVDASGPHHGGWYTAAVVHQNVAVNGLTFRAQNITHAEEVAIALAAADQDSRVIITDSRGACRNIEQGYAPHLAYRILQDSNYVGAPASRMIIWAPAHMGLEGNETADAAARALTLRATPSDPSEMDPEPNPALTYREITEFYQFGHAIYPKPCKGLTKVEERTLLRLYTKTLLCPAVLKHFDPACTGKCPYCEEKSSDVYHMVWACQSTPNLAPKPHPTREDWEAALLGCSDLASQKALVDRARVAAIANGLL, from the coding sequence ATGGTCCGCCGGGTTTCCAACAAACGCGGGAGGTTACGTTGCAAAGACGCCTTGCGGCTGGCGCATGCACTCGTGACCAGTCGAGTCCTCTACTCGGCTCCTTACCTCCACCTGCGCAAGTTTAATGAGAACGCCCTTGAGGTGATTCTCAGGAAGATGTACAAGCGTGCCCTCGATCTCCCGATAACCACGTCCAACCAGCGCCTTATGGGCCTGGGGATGGTCAACACTTTCGCAGAGCTCCGGGAGGCACACTTGACCAACCAATACACAAGACTTTCAAAAACGACGTCGGGACGCCGCCTATTAGCCCGACTACACATCCACCACCCAACATTGACGGAAGAGCGCGTACGCATCCCAGAAGTCTGGAGATACGCCCTGCACGTGCGCCCTCTTCCGGCCAACATGACACGTGACGACCACAGTggcaggcgccttgcgcgggcgGAGGCACTGGCTCGCCACTATGGGAACAAACTCGGTATCTTTTACGTGGACGCCTCCGGTCCTCACCATGGGGGTTGGTACACGGCTGCAGTCGTCCACCAAAACGTCGCAGTGAACGGCCTAACATTCAGGGCACAAAATATAACACATGCGGAGGAGGTCGCCATCGCGCTAGCTGCCGCAGACCAGGACTCGCGCGTCATCATTACCGACTCGAGAGGGGCTTGCAGAAATATTGAACAGGGGTACGCTCCTCACCTTGCGTATCGCATCCTGCAAGATAGCAATTACGTCGGGGCCCCCGCGTCCCGGATGATCATATGGGCTCCAGCTCATATGGGCCTCGAAGGCAACGAAACGGCAGACGCCGCTGCCCGCGCGCTCACTCTCCGGGCAACGCCTTCAGACCCTTCCGAAATGGATCCCGAACCCAATCCGGCCTTAACGTATCGAGAAATTACTGAGTTCTATCAATTCGGCCACGCAATTTATCCTAAACCCTGTAAGGGCCTTACAAAGGTGGAGGAACGCACACTCCTCCGCCTTTACACCAAAACGCTGCTGTGCCCGGCAGTTTTAAAACATTTTGATCCGGCCTGTACAGGAAAATGCCCATACTGTGAGGAGAAGTCTTCGGAcgtctaccacatggtgtgggcatgccagtCAACCCCGAACCTCGCCCCAAAACCACACCCCacccgggaggactgggaggcagccctgctcggctgctccgacctggCGAGCCAGAAGGCCCTGGTCGACCGAGCTCGAGTCGCGGCGATCGCCAATGGGCTCCTGTAA